GGAATGAGTGAAGATAAAACAgaaactgttattttttaaaattctgaattgatctaacagataacagtgttcaaaataataatagcaacaacatattcaattatgtattcatatatgtgtatatatatccacagAAACATATATACTTAAGTATGCTTatgtataagtgaaatgaatgacagtaGTGATATAAGAGATAGGAGGCAGGAGTTGGgattattttgctattataaggTGCTTGGTACAACCCATGAAGTAGTATATGGTATTTGAAAATGGACTTGCATTAGTTGTAGACGTATATTGCAAATCTAAGGAAAACactaaaagaagtgaaaaaaataagaagaaaaatatttgttataaagaAATTGTCTTcatccatttgggctgctataaaaaatactttagactgcataatttataaataagagaaattaatttttcatagttctggaggctgggaagtccaagaccaaggcaatagcaggtttggtgtctgatAAGGGCTCACTCCCTGTTTCCAAGATggtaccttcttgctgtgtccttgtGTGGTGGAAAAGATGAACAGCCCCCTCTCACCTATTTCATTAAAGCACTAATCCATTAATGAAGGCTCCACCTTTATAACTTCATCACCTCCTAAGGGCCTCACTTCTTATATTCgtgattaaatttcaacatatgaattttgggggaacatatTCAGACCCTAGCAGAAATATGcagacaatttatttattttttggtcatataaaatgctgaattaaaataacaaaaggcaaaaaaaaaaaaaaaagagtggaagacaaaaatagaGGAACAAATAACaaggcaacaaatagaaaaaacagtAACAGATATGGTAGATATTACTCTAGCAATGTCAATAATCATTTTGAGTGCCAATGGGCTAAATACACCAACAAAGACAGAGATTCTGCAAAgcaaaaaaactatcaacagggtaaatccacaacctatagaatgaaagaaaatgtttacaacCTATGCATCCAACAGAACTcttaatatctagaatctataaggaacctaaatcaacaaagaaaaagcaaacaaccacactaaaaatgggcaaaggacatgcacagacacttctcaaaagatatCTGCacagccaacaagtatatgaaaaaatactcaatatcaaaaccacaatgagatatcatctcatagcagtcagaatggctattattaaaaagtcaaaaagtaacacgCTGTAGAGGTTGTGAacaaaagagaatgcttatacactgctggtcagaatataaattagttcagccaccgtAAAAAGTAGTCTGAAGATttatcaaagaacttaaaacagaactaccgttcaacccagcaattctgtTCCTGGGTGTATACCCGAAGGGatataaaccattctaccataaagacacatgcaggcatatgttcatcgcagcactattcataacagcaaagacatggattcaacctagatgcccatcaatgatagactatatatacacaatggaacaccacagagccataaaaaaagaatgcaatcaatgtcctttgcagcaacatggatagagctggaggccatcatcctaagtgaattaacacaggaacagaaaaccaaacaatgaatgttctcacttataagtgggagctaaacactgagtatacATGGACACACAGAAGGAAACAGCAGACATCCGGGGCCTACTtaagggtggaggatgggaggagggtgaggattgaaaaactacctattgagtactcTGCTTGTTACTTGTGTAACAAAATGGCCAGTACACCAAACTCCTGTGACATGCAGTTGACCCACGTAGTaataaaccttcacatgtaccccttgaacgTAAAATAAAAggtgggaagaaagaaataaaataaaataaaagagattgCCAGAGTAGATTAAAAAATCTGACACAACTATATGTAGTCTACAAGAAACCCGTTCTAAATATAAAGATGCACCTAGATTAAAATTAAACGGATGGTGAAAGATATACCATACTAATACTTATCAAAAACATCCCCAGAATATCTCCATTAATTTCAGGCAGAGCAGATTTGAAGAGCAAGGAAAGTTACCagagataaagagggacattacaTAAGAAAAAGGagtcaattctccaagaagacataacaatcctgaATGTGTATATGCCCCTAACAACAGAGCATAGAAATATGTGAGGGAAGAACTGacagaactgcaaggagaaacaGGTGAATCCACTACTAAAGTTGAAGACTTCAACACTCATTGATCAGAAATCGGCAGAccaagcaggcagaaaatcagtaagaacatAGTCGAACTCAACAACACCGTCAATCAGCTGGATATAATGACCATCTACAGACTACCTCATCCAATAACAGAAaattacacattcttctcaagctggcatggaacattcaccaagataccACATTTTGGGCTATGaaacacaccttaacaaatttaaagaatATATGTCATATACTGTGTGttctcagaccacagcagaattaaactacaaatcaataaaataaagacagcagGAAACCATCAAATTACCTGGAGATTGAACAATACTCTTTTAAGTAATATCTGGGCCAAAGAAGAAATCTAGGGAAATTAAACAAGATTTTGAACtaatgaaagtgaaaagacaactaaTTAAAATGTGTGGGATGTAGCAAAAGCAGTGATCAGAGAGAAATTTATAACATTGAATGAATTAAAGTGATTATTAGAttctatattagaaaagaagaaatgtcaAAGATCAGTAATCTAGGCTTCCAccttaggaaaatagaaaaaagaacaagttaaatccaaagtaaacagaagaaagtaaacaataaaaactaaaacatctCAATGAAATTGAGAACAGGAAGTCAGTAGAGACAATCAGCAAAATCAAAACCTGTTTATTTGAAGGTAGGTGAAACTCATAAGCCTCCAGCCAGGctaagaaaaaaaggagacacaaattactaatatgaaaaatgaaaggGGTGACATCACTAATGTCCTTTTATGGATATTGAAAGGATCATAAAGGGATATTATGAAAAACTTGATGCCCACAAATCTGATAACCTAGGTGAAATGAAACAATTCCTTGAAATACACATTCTGTCAAAACTCATGCAAGAAGAAATACACAATCTGTGCTGGgagatggtggctcatgcatgtaatcccagcactttgggaggctgaggagggaggatctcttgaagtcaggagtttgagaccagcctgggcaacacagtgagatcctgtctctacaaaataaaaaatgtgatgggtatggtggtgtatgcctgttgccccagctacttgggagctggagatgggaggattgcttgagcacaggatgtcaaggctgcagtgaggagtggctgcaccactgcactccagcttgggcgacagagtgagagcctgtctcagaaaaaagaaaaagaaaaaaaaagacaatctgaACAGGTCTATCTGTGTTAAAGAAAccaaatcaataattaataacctttcaacagaaagcaccaggcccagatacgttcactggtgaattctaccaaaaattcaagGAAGAAATTATGTCAGTATTCTAcagtctcttccagaaaatagaagcagagagaatacttcctaactcatccTAAGATGCCAGTATTACTGTAGTACCAAAATCACACGAAgccattataagaaaagaaaactatgggaccaatatctctcatgaacacagatgcaaaattcctcaacaaaatactagcaagtaGAATCTAACAATGTAaacaaagaattatacaccaAGACCAAGagggatttatcccaggtatgcaaagctggtttaatattaaaaacttatttagatatataaattatcacaccaacaggctaaagaagaaaaatcacatgattatattaatagatgcagaaatcacttttgacaaaatacaacacccatgataaaaaaaaaaaaacaacaactcagTAAACTAGTACTagaggggaacttcctcaacttgataaagaatatctgCAAAAATCCTACAGCTAACATTGTACCCAACAGTGAGAAACAGCTTTCctgctaagatcaggaacaaagcaagCATGTCTCCTCTCACCACTCTTTTTCAACACTGTGCCAGAGTCTTAGCTAATGTGATAAcacaagaaagggaaataaaaggtatacagattggaaaggaggaaaaaatatactctctgtttgcagatgacatgtttgtctatatagaaaatctgaaaagaaaaaacaaaaaaattctaggctgggcgtagtggttcacacctgtaatcttagcactttgggaggccaaggtgggtggatcacttgagccaaggagttcggagaccagcctgggcaacatgacaaaaccctgtctctaccaaaaatacaaaaattagccaggcatggtggtgtatgcctgtaatcccagctacttgggaggctgaggtggaagaatcgcatgagcccgggaggcggagtttgcagtgagcctagatcacaccacttccTCTGGCCTAGGttacagagtgaggctctgtctcagaaaaaaaaagaaaagaaagaaaaaaagaaaatttaaaattagaaaattaataagtaattataccaaggttgcaggatacaaggttaatgtACAAACTCAATCACGTTCCTAGATACCTACAATGAACAAGTGGAACTTGAAATTAAAACACGATACCATTCAGctagtatcacactgaatggggaaaaactgaaagccttccctctaagatctggaacacaacacagatgcccacttttaccactgttgATTCAACATAGgactggaagtcctggctagagtaatcagacaagagaaagaaataaagggcatgcaaattggaaaagaagaagtcaaattatccttgtctgcagatgatatgatcttgtatttgaaaaaaccctaaagattccacacaaaaaaacattagaactgataaataaattcagtaaagttacaggatacaaaaccaacatagaaaaatcagtagcatttctagatgccaacagtgaacaatttgaaaaagaaattaaaagagtaatcccatttacaatagccacaaataagaTCAAACACCTAGGAATTAGCCAGATAAGTGAAAGATCTCAATaacaaaaactatgaaacactgatgaaagaaattgaagaggacatccAATAATGGAATGAAATTCCAGgatcatggatcagaagaatcaatattgttaaaatgtccataatacTCAAAGCagcctacagattcaatgcaatccccatcaaaataccaatgacattcttcacataaatagaaaaaaaaatcctaaaatttatatggaacccgAAAAGACCCAGTATAGATAAAGCTATCCTAAgccaaaataacaaaactggaggaatcacattacttgacttcaaattatactacagagctatagtaactaaagcagcatggtactggcataatgacagacacatagaccaatggaacagaatagagaacctagaaacaaatccacacacctacagtgaactcattttcaacaaagatacCAAGAACACatactggggaaaagacagtctcttcagtatatggtgctgagaaaactagatttccatatgaagaagaatgaaactaaatcCTAGACTTCTGTATCTTGCCATAtgtaaaatcaaatcaaaagtgtttaaagacttaaaatattgaactatgaaattactacaagaaatcattggggaaaatctccaggacattatTCAGGGCAAAAAtgctttcctgccttcctgccttccttttctccttctttccttctgacagagtcttgctctatcacccaggctgcagtacagtggtgtattgtctgcccactgcaacttccacctcctgggttcaagcctttctcgcatctcagcctcccaagtagctggtataataggtgtgtgccaccatgccccagtaatgtttgtatttttagtagagccaaggtttcaccatgttggtcagactcatcttgaactcctggcctcaagcaatccacccctGTAAGTgtcacaaagcactgggattacaggcacgagccactacaCTTTGCTCAAAAATTTATTTAGCACTACCCTACAAACAGAGGCAGCCAAAGCAAAATTGGACTAATGGGagcacatcaagttaaaaagcttctgcatagcaagcTCTTGGGCCTCTAGGTCTGCTTTTACTGGATTCACCGGCATGTACCTGGTCTGGGGGTATAGGGTTGATCCCTGACCAGCCTGTCAGAGAACTATGGCTCCATGGCCCCTAGACCCCAGGCTCCCGGTCAGCCTGTGACACAGGGCGACAGCGACTGAGCAGGAAGCTGCTGTGGAAACCAAGTGGGGACTTTACTGATAGTGACAGTGATGACTTTGAAGAGGCTGAGGGCCGGTACTTCAGGGTGTGTTTCAAGAAGCCGCCCCTGGAGGGAGGTGGTAGGGAGCTGCGCTCACCCCGGCCTGTCCCCCCCAGCTCAGCCAGCAGTCACACTGCCCagacttctttctcttcctctgccgCCTGCTCAGCCCACTGCTCaaggcctttgcacaggctgccGCCTTCCTCCACCAGGGCCAGCTGCCCGATACTGGTGAGGCCCTCGTTCCCTTGCAGTCCTCGAGGCAGGCTGTCGGTGTAGGGCGCCAGGTCTAGGTCTTCTCTTTTCTGCAGAGTCGGGCTACACAGAGCAGCTGTTCCAGTTCCTCCAGGCCACCGCCCAGGAAGAAGGGATCTTTGGTGAGTCCCAGCCAGTCAGCCCAGGCGCCTGGAGGCAGGGGTGTTTGCTGGTGGTTGCTGCCCCCTGCCGGACAGTGACAACCCAACTCTAGAAGGAGCGCTGCAGAGTTCAGAGGGTCTTCTGTCCAGTCTGAGCTCTATCCCTCCCTGGGCTGCTGCTTTACACAGGAGGAGAGAATCCTGTGCCCAATGGCTCCCTGTCCTCCCTACCTAGAGccttcatctctctctcctctccagagTGTGCGGACCCAAAGCTCGCCATCAGTGCTATCTGGACCTTCAGAGACCTAGGGGTGAGAGGAGCCTGTGTCACCATGTTCTGTCCCCGTTCCCACCCCGATAGCGTGGCTCAGGGAAACCCAGCTATGTGCCCATCACCCCATGGGGGTGGCCTGATGGTGTCTCATTAAGACCCTGGGATTTACTTGGTGTCTTCCAGCAACAGACGTGGTGATGGGTTGGAGAAGATGGGATGGTTTCCTGCCTCTTGGTCTCCCAAATCACTGGTTCATCCTTCTAGGTGGGGTATTAGGGCTGCTTTGAGGCAGCTTTTGCACAAACACTGAGGTCGAAGGGGCCAGAGGTCTCACGGCAGGTTTCTGGGGGACAGGCTTGGCCCTGGGCCCGGTGGACACAGTCTCTGTGTTGAGGGTACTCATGGCCCATCTTTCATGGCCCAGGTTCTGCAGCAGATGCCGAGCCCTGCAGGCCCCAGGCTCCACCTGTCCCCTACTTTTGCCAGCCGGGAGAATCAGGAAAAACTAGAACAGTTCATCCGGCAATTCATTTGTAGCTAGAACTGTGAGAAGGAGCCTGTGCCGAGACTTCTCAGCCACACAACACAGCTGTGTCCTAGAGCCAGAAGACGCAAGACGGAGAGGAGGCTGCAAACCCTTAGCTGGTCTATAAATATAATCATTGAGGCTTGATTGTCCCTTGCCATCTCTTGCTTTCTCCCTCCTTTGATGTGATAAACAAGGGGACCAGACAGGTTGTCTTTTCCCAAGCCCAGGAGTATCTTTTTGGCATACGCGTGTGTATTTGCTCTTTTCTTCCCCAGTCCCACAAAATGCCCCGACTTGTCCCATGAAACAAAGcccaaaagaagacaaacagcaGAAGCCAAGCTGCTGCTCTGGCCTGACAAATTTATTGAAGAGAGCTCTGTCCTTCTCCCTCTACCCAGAAGAGGCGGCTTGCAGGGCTGGCACCTGCCCATACCTGTCACTGGGCCTTTCCCTGGGCTAGGCTGAGTGGGAGCAGATGCCCCCATCCTATGTCCAGGGCCTGTGCAGGAGCCATCACACCACCTTGTTGATGATGACACCTAGTTCTTCAATCTCACACTGGACTTCATCCCCCTTCTGCAACAGAGCAGGCCATGAGGGTGTCAGCCCTTCCGTCAGACACACGCACATCCACACAAGCCTGTACTTCTCAAGTCTGAGCCAAGCCTGCCAGGCCTTCGGGCCCTTGCTCTCTTTCCTTTTCGCTAACGTACCTTGAGAAACACAGGAGGTTTCCTGAATACACCGACACCTGGGGGGGTCCCAGTCAGGATGACATCCCCTGGGTAAAAGGTGACAAACCTGGAGCAAAGCAAAAGGACCCGGTGAGACCAGGGGCTGGCTGAGGTGGCCACAGCCAAGGGTGGAGGGCTCAGCTCAGCCTCCACATGTGGGTGGATGGAGTGGGACTGGCAGGACAGGCCCTGGCACTCACTGGGAGACCCAGGCTATCAGGTCCTCCGTCTTGAATACCATCTGGTTGGTGTTGCTGCTCTGGACTACTTCCCCGTTCACTCGGCAGCAGATCTTTAAGTTGTGTGGATCTGAAATGCAAAGATGGTACCTTGGGGTTATCCCTTTTCCCCCTCAAACCCCCCAGTATTTCACAAACACAACCGTAGCGGAGCTTTGTGACTTGCCAGGTGAAAGGGCTTTGTGCCCACATTGACTCAGTGCTCTACGTTAGAACTTTCAGTATAGACATTGGCCTTTTCAGGCCTCCCTGCATCCCCACCAAGAGCACCAGGCAGTAGTCACAGGGATGAGTTGAGAGGATGTTCCAGACtctgaagagggagagaaaaatggcTCGGGTTTTTGCCTTGAAAAAAAAGGGCATCTGTCTACAGCATAGGATGACACCTGTAGATACAAAAATGCCGCCTGGGCAGGGCCAAGcctggtgctcatgcctgtaattacagcactctgggaggccaaggcatgtgagAACTgattaagctcaggagttcaaaaccagcctggggaacgCAGTGAGtgcttgtctctataaaaaataataaaaacaggcagatgtggtgatgcatgcctgtagtcccagctactcaggaggctgaggtgggaggatcgcttgaaccctggatattgaggcttcagtgagctgagattgggccactgcactccagcctggatgacacagtaagaccattccaaaagaaaaaaaaaaaaagacttagcaTCTACAAAGCAGTGAGGTAATGGTTCTAGCCAGGAGAGTGAGGCCTCATGTACTGGATGCTGGCAGGGGATGGATTAGTGTAAGAATATCCTGGCTAACCAGCACTTTCAACTGTTGGTGGTGGTCTTAGTGTTCTACTCCCCTTAAGTAGAGCAGCTGAAACACAATTTAACTTTCCTGCGGACTCTGCATGGGGTGCTGTGAGATAATGGGGTCTTTGGCATCCTGGCATGGCTGGCCCACATGGACACCCCCCCGTGCACCACCTCCACCACAGTTGTGGGCGGCTGTGTTAAGAGGCTGCGCTCTGCCCTCTGGGGCACTGCCCCCGTCCTGGCGCTGTCTCCTCACTGTGTGTGGTCAGTGCTGTTCTGTTTCCACAATGGCTGGGTGAGTCACACTGGCTGTCGTCTCCTGTACTGTGGAAGATGCCAGGGCCTTGTGATAACTATGCTCCATGATGCTCAACTTAAGATTGTTTCAGATGGTGGCAGCCACGGGAAGCCTGATCCACCCATCAGCTCAGTGTTGTTTGTCATTTACTTCATGCAGTTTCACATCCTCTGCAGTTGTGTTCCCTCTAGGGACCTTGGGAAGGAAGCCCATGGGAGAACTCATGGCTGAGGATAAGAGACTTGCCCTGTGTGGAGTCAGCAGTGAAAGGGTGGCCAGGGAGGGCAGGTGCCGCATGTACCTGAACCCACGCTCCTCCCTGGAGCACTGTTCATCTGTGCAATGGTAGGTATAAGGGGGCAGGGACCAGGGACCTACCTGCTACACTGTCCTTGGTCACCAAGGCAGGGCCCAGAGGGCAGAAGGTGTCGAAGGTTTTCCCCAGCAGCCACTGTTTCCCATTGCGTCTCATTTGCCAGTCACGAGCACTCACGTCATGAGCCACAGTGAAGCCGGCCACGTGGGCCATGGCATCTGTGGCCTATGGGGCAGGGGATGTGGCCATACAGGAGGTTAGATCATGGGTGACACCAACACCTATGGCAAAGGATCTCTAAGCTGTTATCCCGTGTTAATGGCCAGAGCCAGCCAAAGGTGGGTGAAGGGCAAGGCAGTGTCAGGGAGCAAGGAGGCTGACCGCTTCCCAGGGTCAGGGACAGCTGGCACTGTGTGTTGGTGAGCGAGGTCAGCACTGGGAGAGGCAGGAGCTGGGGCCTCTgctacactctggcctgggagccCAACTTTCCACCTCACCTTGATGTGCTTGCCTTTCTTTCCAATGACCACGGCCAGCTCCACTTCCCAATCTACTTCCTGTAGGGTGGGAGAGGAACAGTGAGCTGCAGTGGCTTCGGGGCCCACTGTCCATGCTGAGGCTGCACACGGTGCTGAAGGGCGTGGACCTTTGTCATTAGGGCTTGGGTGCCAGCACGTTTGCCATCACCACGAAGCAGAGCCAAGTGAATGACAAGGGAGGTGTGGCTTGTAGACTCATACATTTTGGGCAGTGGCAGAGAGCATCACGGGATGCAGGCACAGGTCCTCTCCCCACTGTGACTGCAGAAGAGGAACGTGTCCAGCGCACTGAGTTTAAAAGTTACTCTGGATACTTTTAACAAAGAATAAATACGAAGTAATATCCTCTAGCAATACATAACCttcctgtgtgtcaggcactattctaaatgcTGTAATGTTATTAACTCACTTTAGTAAGAAAAAGATTGACATCCCACAAAGGACTTGAGTAAGCAATTCACAAATAGGTAATGGACATGGCCAGacaacatgaaaatatgctcagccTCTCCCATAATCCATAAAATACAactacaaaatagatataatttggCCTTTAAAATTGGCAGCTCTTTCTGATGATAACCAGTTGGTATGAGTACACCTGACACCTAGATGTTGGTCTCTAATACCACTCCCCATTAAGAAGCAccggggccaggcgcagtggctcaagcctgtaatcccagcactttgggaggccgagacgggcggatcacgaagtcaggagatcgagaccatcctggctaacacggtgaaaccccatctctaccaaaaaatacaaaaaactagctgggcgtggtggcgggcgcctgtagtcccagctacttgggaggctgaggcaggagaatggcgtgaacccgggaggcggagcttgcagtgagctgagatcccaccactgcactccagcctgggcaacagagcgaaactccgcctcaaaaaaaaaaaaaaaaaagaagaagcaccAGGTTCCTCGGGGAAATGGCTAATTCCAGGTCCAAGACAGTACATGATAAGCCTAGAACATCTTGGTCAAAAAGCTAGGATATACAAAAAGTGACGGGAATGGAGTCAACTTGAAGGCCCCTCACTGGCCAAACTGAAGTCACCTAAagaatgtaaatgacgaattacaAACAattgagtaaaaacaaaaatcatgaatTCACAGTGATACTGAAGACACAGGAATAAAAAGAGGAGAGGCAGCTTTTCTTCATAGAAGAATGCCagccaataaaaacagaaagcatgATTGAGAAGAGTCATtgatcttggccgggcgtggtggctcacggctgtaatccctgcactgcgggaggccgaggcgggtggatcacctgaggtgaggagttcaagaccagcctggccaacatggtgaaacactgtctctactaaaaatacaaaaattagccaggtgtggtggtacacacctgtaatcccagctactcgagatgccaaggcaggagaatcacttgaacccaggaggcagaggttgcagtgagctgagatcatgccactgcactccaacctgcacaacagagcgagactctgtctcaaaaaaaaaaaaaaaaaaaaaaaaaaaggtcatttttCTCTAACCCCCAATGCAATAATGGATTCAGTCAGGATGACTACAGGATCGCTGGATGAGAAGCTACGGGGCAGTAAGATAGTTATGTGATCTCAAACTACCACTCACAGACtgcttattaattacaaaaatagaaatgcatCTTCACAATGGAGGGACCTAGTGAATGTCAGCTAAACCAAGTGGTCAAATTCTGGGACCACTGACATGAACCTCCCAGTGGGATGCAATGGGAAATCTGTAACATCTTTGTAGACCTCTTGATAAAAATGCTTACGCTGACACTAATCATGAAGAAACAACCAGACAAACCCAGGGTGTGAAACATGCTATGAGACAACTGGATTCTTCAAGGAAAGGGCAGGGAGCgtgtttgagatcaggagttggcaaactatggccagCTCACCATCTCCTATAACAGTTTGATTGGAAACCCACCATTCATTTCTGTATCGTCCCTGGTGGTTGTCacactacaacagcagagttgaattGCTGCAAAAGAGACCATCTGACACTCAAAGCCTAATATTTACTAATTGGcccttgatatggtttagctgtgtccctacccaaatctcatcttgt
This region of Rhinopithecus roxellana isolate Shanxi Qingling chromosome 17, ASM756505v1, whole genome shotgun sequence genomic DNA includes:
- the LOC104661449 gene encoding fumarylacetoacetate hydrolase domain-containing protein 2A, producing MLVSGRRRLLTALLQAQKWPFQPSRDMRLVQFQAPHLVGPHLGLETGNGGGVINLNAFDPTLPKTMTQFLEQGEATLSVARRALAAQLPVLPRSEVTFLAPVTRPDKVVCVGMNYVDHCKEQNVPVPKEPIIFSKFASSIVGPYDEVVLPPESQEVDWEVELAVVIGKKGKHIKATDAMAHVAGFTVAHDVSARDWQMRRNGKQWLLGKTFDTFCPLGPALVTKDSVADPHNLKICCRVNGEVVQSSNTNQMVFKTEDLIAWVSQFVTFYPGDVILTGTPPGVGVFRKPPVFLKKGDEVQCEIEELGVIINKVV